The Zeugodacus cucurbitae isolate PBARC_wt_2022May chromosome 4, idZeuCucr1.2, whole genome shotgun sequence genome includes the window CATAAATTGTATTAGCATATGCCCCACACACCCAAATACactaaattacatttatataaaaaataatcatcttattttatttggcacacCGGCAACTCAACGTACCTCGAcaactagatttaacattattttaacgaaatctgtttggttttttaatttcggatgatccagttccgagatatagtggtcaccgcaaaacgtcttttttgagaggagctcctggagatcagctgtagctctttttcaaataaatatttttactagtactaagtcttaaaaaacagttaaaagataccataatatgtgtataaatttttggatcaataaattaaaaagttttctcagaaaaaaatctggaaaattcactttttttcggccgtctaactgtatataaccccttaacccAACAAAGTacttgtagagatctgtttgcatcccaaacttattctcaactgaaaatgtcattttttgagccgaattctcgatgtttgcgggaaattttggttttcttttttaagtccaagaaaagtgcggctgaggctcatcgacatttgtaaccgtttttatacaaaaaaaaagccttaaatttacaaaaaaaaaaaaaaaaacggcggaagcaaagttgtagacctaatatatgtTATAGTCCTACAATATCTGTATTAATATTCTCGTATTTAATGCTTCactacttattgttgttgtgttttgtctTTACGAAATCCATATAGTGCTGACAACCGTAACAACATTTGTATACAGTGTACCGATGGTGTTGCATTGGCTTTAAAATACAAGGAAGGCGTACTTTTAGCTACCACCAGAGCAGAAACGAAAAGTTACGAAACAATTTATAAGTTAACGGACAAAATATGGTGAGTATAAATgatacatatttcaaaaaaaaaaaaaaaaaaaaaaaattaaacaaataattacttatacataaatataaatattaccaATAACTGTtgctaatatttgaaaaatgccaTGCAGTGCTTGCGTATATGGCGCTATTGGTGATATTCAGCAAATAATGAAGATGGCTATTTCGCAAATCAAATTGCTGGAGTACAACACGGAGCATGAAGTACCAGTGCGCGGTGTTACACAGATCATTAGAAATTTGCTACATTCACTACAAAAGAATGGTAAAACtcttaaatatgcaaataattatCATTTATAGAACGtctatacctacatacatacatatgtatagcgaCACCACACCCTATATATGCGGAAATAATTGTTGGTGGCGTTGATTGTGATGGCTACAGCATTTGTCATATATTATCAGATACATTCAAATATTACAGAGGTGATTACTGTCTTATGGGCGATAAAGATGGTTTGATTTTGTTGGATAAATCTTATAACAAGGATTTAACAGAGGAAATTGCACAACAATTGGCGGAAGATGTTATGCAAATGAAGCATaagaatataagaaaaatgaaattctgtataatAGACAGTAATGGTGTGCGCGAAATAACGAAGGAATCGGCTGATGAAAACAAACACGTCAATGTTGCAGTATTAAGTGTGAGTAAATAGTTCcgatttcctcttaaattttgttaattcatacatattttatatgcttCTAATGCAGGATGATTTTCGTAGAGATTTTGTGTTATTCAAAGAGGAAAGTAATAAAGTTACACCATTTTGTTCATTCAAACGCGAAATATTGTCATCCAGTAGAGAACAGCGTACCGTTACAGAAATGTCACTAAGTCCACCAAGTTCACCAATTGACGATGAAAAACCATCAACTTCAAAGGCGGCAAAAACGCCAGTCCAAGTTTCAAGCTATACGACTTCCTTGGCGTGGCCATCTGATAAAAAGGATGACATCgtaattgattttgattttgattttgaatgattaaaaattgaaattaaacaatcaagcataatttaaaaactattttatttgcaaaaaccAAGACTTCAATTGTTTTCGTATGTTTCTACATGCATACGGTGCTGCTACATAGATTATG containing:
- the LOC105209720 gene encoding uncharacterized protein LOC105209720, coding for MQLELMRATPKRGFHIPQYWDADNRNNICIQCTDGVALALKYKEGVLLATTRAETKSYETIYKLTDKICACVYGAIGDIQQIMKMAISQIKLLEYNTEHEVPVRGVTQIIRNLLHSLQKNATPHPIYAEIIVGGVDCDGYSICHILSDTFKYYRGDYCLMGDKDGLILLDKSYNKDLTEEIAQQLAEDVMQMKHKNIRKMKFCIIDSNGVREITKESADENKHVNVAVLSDDFRRDFVLFKEESNKVTPFCSFKREILSSSREQRTVTEMSLSPPSSPIDDEKPSTSKAAKTPVQVSSYTTSLAWPSDKKDDIVIDFDFDFE